Proteins found in one Sorghum bicolor cultivar BTx623 chromosome 1, Sorghum_bicolor_NCBIv3, whole genome shotgun sequence genomic segment:
- the LOC8063183 gene encoding protein COFACTOR ASSEMBLY OF COMPLEX C SUBUNIT B CCB2, chloroplastic isoform X1 has translation MPLHARAPPLHRSSHLLPTATARLRQCSAAPAAKPRRRTLSSSSLVRASNSDPSQQQQQVNLSVLRFTLGIPGLDESYLPRWIGLGFGALVVLNHLISPSPTPAQLRSEALGLCLAAFSATLPFLGRFLEGADAASRVPLPEGSSQVFVMSENLSAVQKEDMAWASYVLLRNTNTTSVVIAIGDLFCIRGYWNPPANTSKYAMIEWFKSQMQQLGLVDLKDALYFPNSSDSQLVKILPDGILSVLAQPILSLDPANNETKTEGVILLASNANYAYSEKDRAWIRTVANKFQRV, from the exons ATGCCTCTCCACGCCCGCGCACCGCCGCTCCACCGCTCCTCCCACCTTCTCCCCACGGCCACCGCTCGGCTCCGCCAGTGCTCGGCAGCGCCAGCGGCCAAGCCCCGTCGCCGcaccctctcctcctcctccctcgtcCGCGCCTCCAACTCCGACCcttcgcagcagcagcagcaggtcaACCTCTCCGTCCTCCGCTTCACCCTCG GGATTCCGGGGCTGGACGAGTCGTACCTCCCGCGGTGGATAGGCCTCGGTTTCGGCGCGCTCGTGGTCCTCAACCACCTCATCTCCCCGTCCCCCACGCCCGCGCAGCTC AGGTCCGAGGCTCTGGGGCTGTGCCTGGCCGCGTTCTCGGCGACGCTGCCGTTCCTCGGGAGGTTCCTTGAG GGCGCTGATGCTGCCAGCCGAGTGCCGTTGCCCGAGGGGAGCAGCCAGGTGTTCGTCATGTCCGAGAACCTGTCTGCCGTGCAGAAGGAGGACATGGCGTGGGCGTCGTACGTCCTGCTGCGGAACACAAACACCACTTCTGTG GTCATAGCAATTGGGGATCTCTTCTGCATACGAGGATACTGGAATCCACCTGCAAATACTTCAAAATATGCGATGATTGAATGGTTCAAAAGTCAGATGCAACAACTAGGACTTGTTGATTTGAAGGATGCTTTGTACTTCCCTAATTCCTCGG ATTCTCAGCTTGTGAAGATTCTGCCAGATGGGATTCTTTCTGTGTTAGCTCAACCAATTCTGAGTCTTGATCCAGCTAATAATGAAACAAAAACTGAAGGAGTC